One region of Zootoca vivipara chromosome 7, rZooViv1.1, whole genome shotgun sequence genomic DNA includes:
- the LZTR1 gene encoding leucine-zipper-like transcriptional regulator 1 isoform X2, which translates to MADAAGSGGRSKVAPSVDFDHSCSDSVEYLTLNFGPFEAVHRWRRLPPCDEFVGARRSKHTVVAYRDAIYVFGGDNGKTMLNDLLRFDVKDCSWCRAFTTGTPPAPRYHHSAVVYGSSMFVFGGYTGDIYSNSNLKNKNDLFEYKLATGQWTEWKIEGRLPVARSAHGATVYSDKLWIFAGYDGNARLNDMWTISLQDRDLTCWEEIKQTGEIPPSCCNFPVAVCKEKMFVFSGQSGAKITNNLFQFEFKEKIWTRIPTEHLLRGSPPPPQRRYGHTMVAFDRHLYVFGGAADNTLPNELHCYDVDSQTWEVIQPSPDSELPTGRLFHAAAVICDAMYIFGGTVDNNIRSGEMYRFQFSCYPKCTLHDDYGRLWENRQFSDLEFVLGEKEERVRGHTAIVTARCKWLRKKITQARERLKQKSKQDVDEEGEGAPQMETAGNNVKLCRLQPLLEVTIREAEAQPFEVLMQFLYTDKIKYPRKGHVQDVLLIMDVYKLALNFKLSRLEQLCVQYIEASVDLQNVLVVCENANKLQLDQLKEHCLNFVVKESHFNQVIMMKEFEHLSSALIVEIVRRKQQPPLRTHSDQPLDIGTSLIQDMKAYLEGAGLEFCDITLLLDGHPRPAHKAILAARSSYFEAMFRSFMPEDGQVNISIGEMVPSKQAFESMLRYIYYGEVNMPPEDSLYLFAAPYYYGFYNNRLQAYCKQNLEMNVTVENVLQILEAADKTQALDMKRHCLHIIVHQFTKVGWMFSWVLGICCPLSLPWLKTA; encoded by the exons GAAAACCATGTTGAATGACCTGTTGAGATTTGATGTGAAGGACTGTTCTTGGTGCAG GGCTTTTACTACAGGGACCCCTCCAGCACCCAGATATCACCATTCAGCAGTAGTCTATGGAAGCAGTATGTTTGTATTTG GTGGCTATACTGGAGACATCTATTCCAATTCCAATTTGAAGAATAAAAATGATCTTTTTGAATACAAGCTTGCAACTGGTCAGTGGACTGAGTGGAAGATTGAAGGAAG ATTACCTGTTGCCCGGTCAGCTCATGGTGCAACAGTCTATAGTGACAAATTGTGGATCTTTGCAGGATATGATGGGAATGCACG ACTCAATGACATGTGGACCATTAGTTTACAAGACAGGGATTTAACTTGTTGGGAAGAG ATTAAGCAAACGGGTGAGATTCCTCCTTCGTGTTGCAATTTTCCTGTAGCTGTTTGCAAAGAGAAGATGTTTGTCTTCTCTGGTCAGAGCGGAGCAAAGATCACCAATAATCTTTTTCAGTTTGAATTCAAGGAAAAAAT TTGGACAAGAATTCCGACTGAGCATTTACTAcggggctctcctcctcccccacagcGGAGATATGGTCACACAATGGTTGCCTTTGATCGCCATCTCTATGTGTTTGGTGGCGCTGCAGACAACACATTGCCTAATGAACTTCACTGCTATGACGTAGATTCTCAGACATGGGAAGTTATCCAGCCAAGCCCAGATAGCGAG CTTCCAACTGGAAGACTTTTTCATGCTGCAGCAGTCATCTGTGATGCAATGTACATCTTTGGTGGAACAGTGGATAACAACATTAGAAGTGGAGAAATGTATAGATTTCAG TTTTCTTGTTATCCCAAATGCACTTTACATGATGACTATGGAAGACTGTGGGAAAACAGGCAATTCAGTGACCTGGAATTTGTTCTTGGAGAG aaggaagaaagagtGCGAGGACATACAGCCATTGTCACAGCCCGCTGTAAGTGGCTCAGGAAGAAAATTACACAGGCAAGAGAGAGATTGAAGCAG AAATCTAAGCAAGATGTtgatgaagaaggagaaggagcaccCCAGATGGAGACAGCAGGCAACAATGTCAAGCTGTGCCGCCTGCAGCCGCTGCTGGAGGTGACCATCCGGGAAGCTGAAGCCCAGCCTTTTGAGGTGCTCATGCAGTTCCTGTACACAGACAAAATCAAATACCCACGCAAAG GGCATGTGCAAGATGTATTGCTAATCATGGATGTGTACAAATTGGCACTTAACTTCAAACTCTCACGATTGGAACAGCTGTGTGTCCAGTATATTGAGGCCTCAGTCGATCTCCAGAATGTGCTTGTTGTGTGCGAAAATGCGAACAAACTTCAGTTAGATCAGCTAAAG GAACACTGCCTGAATTTTGTAGTAAAAGAATCACACTTTAATCAAGTAATAATGATGAAAGAATTTGAACACCTTTCCTCAGCTTTGATTGTGGAGATAGTACGAAGAAAACAGCAACCTCCACTTCGAACACATTCCGATCAGCCTCTTGATATTG GAACCTCATTGATTCAGGATATGAAGGCCTATCTGGAAGGTGCTGGACTTGAATTCTGTGATATAACTTTACTCTTAGATGGTCACCCAAGGCCAGCTCATAAAGCTATTCTTGCAGCCCGCTCCAG TTACTTTGAAGCTATGTTTCGTTCTTTTATGCCAGAAGATGGGCAAGTTAATATTTCAATAGGTGAGATGGTTCCAAGCAAACAAGCATTTGAGTCTATGCTAAGATATATTTATTATGGTGAAGTGAACATGCCTCCTGAAGATTCTCT CTACCTCTTTGCTGCCCCTTATTATTACGGATTCTACAATAACCGACTCCAGGCATATTGTAAGCAGAACCTAGAAATGAACGTTACTGTGGAAAACGTGCTACAG ATTTTAGAGGCAGCTGACAAGACCCAGGCTCTGGATATGAAGAGACACTGCCTGCATATCATTGTTCACCAGTTCACCAAGGTTGGTTGGATGTTTTCTTGGGTTCTGGGCATCTGCTGTCCCCTTTCACTGCCATGGTTGAAAACAGCTTAA
- the LZTR1 gene encoding leucine-zipper-like transcriptional regulator 1 isoform X1 translates to MADAAGSGGRSKVAPSVDFDHSCSDSVEYLTLNFGPFEAVHRWRRLPPCDEFVGARRSKHTVVAYRDAIYVFGGDNGKTMLNDLLRFDVKDCSWCRAFTTGTPPAPRYHHSAVVYGSSMFVFGGYTGDIYSNSNLKNKNDLFEYKLATGQWTEWKIEGRLPVARSAHGATVYSDKLWIFAGYDGNARLNDMWTISLQDRDLTCWEEIKQTGEIPPSCCNFPVAVCKEKMFVFSGQSGAKITNNLFQFEFKEKIWTRIPTEHLLRGSPPPPQRRYGHTMVAFDRHLYVFGGAADNTLPNELHCYDVDSQTWEVIQPSPDSELPTGRLFHAAAVICDAMYIFGGTVDNNIRSGEMYRFQFSCYPKCTLHDDYGRLWENRQFSDLEFVLGEKEERVRGHTAIVTARCKWLRKKITQARERLKQKSKQDVDEEGEGAPQMETAGNNVKLCRLQPLLEVTIREAEAQPFEVLMQFLYTDKIKYPRKGHVQDVLLIMDVYKLALNFKLSRLEQLCVQYIEASVDLQNVLVVCENANKLQLDQLKEHCLNFVVKESHFNQVIMMKEFEHLSSALIVEIVRRKQQPPLRTHSDQPLDIGTSLIQDMKAYLEGAGLEFCDITLLLDGHPRPAHKAILAARSSYFEAMFRSFMPEDGQVNISIGEMVPSKQAFESMLRYIYYGEVNMPPEDSLYLFAAPYYYGFYNNRLQAYCKQNLEMNVTVENVLQILEAADKTQALDMKRHCLHIIVHQFTKVSKLPNLRSLSQPLLLDIIESLANHISDKQCAELGSDI, encoded by the exons GAAAACCATGTTGAATGACCTGTTGAGATTTGATGTGAAGGACTGTTCTTGGTGCAG GGCTTTTACTACAGGGACCCCTCCAGCACCCAGATATCACCATTCAGCAGTAGTCTATGGAAGCAGTATGTTTGTATTTG GTGGCTATACTGGAGACATCTATTCCAATTCCAATTTGAAGAATAAAAATGATCTTTTTGAATACAAGCTTGCAACTGGTCAGTGGACTGAGTGGAAGATTGAAGGAAG ATTACCTGTTGCCCGGTCAGCTCATGGTGCAACAGTCTATAGTGACAAATTGTGGATCTTTGCAGGATATGATGGGAATGCACG ACTCAATGACATGTGGACCATTAGTTTACAAGACAGGGATTTAACTTGTTGGGAAGAG ATTAAGCAAACGGGTGAGATTCCTCCTTCGTGTTGCAATTTTCCTGTAGCTGTTTGCAAAGAGAAGATGTTTGTCTTCTCTGGTCAGAGCGGAGCAAAGATCACCAATAATCTTTTTCAGTTTGAATTCAAGGAAAAAAT TTGGACAAGAATTCCGACTGAGCATTTACTAcggggctctcctcctcccccacagcGGAGATATGGTCACACAATGGTTGCCTTTGATCGCCATCTCTATGTGTTTGGTGGCGCTGCAGACAACACATTGCCTAATGAACTTCACTGCTATGACGTAGATTCTCAGACATGGGAAGTTATCCAGCCAAGCCCAGATAGCGAG CTTCCAACTGGAAGACTTTTTCATGCTGCAGCAGTCATCTGTGATGCAATGTACATCTTTGGTGGAACAGTGGATAACAACATTAGAAGTGGAGAAATGTATAGATTTCAG TTTTCTTGTTATCCCAAATGCACTTTACATGATGACTATGGAAGACTGTGGGAAAACAGGCAATTCAGTGACCTGGAATTTGTTCTTGGAGAG aaggaagaaagagtGCGAGGACATACAGCCATTGTCACAGCCCGCTGTAAGTGGCTCAGGAAGAAAATTACACAGGCAAGAGAGAGATTGAAGCAG AAATCTAAGCAAGATGTtgatgaagaaggagaaggagcaccCCAGATGGAGACAGCAGGCAACAATGTCAAGCTGTGCCGCCTGCAGCCGCTGCTGGAGGTGACCATCCGGGAAGCTGAAGCCCAGCCTTTTGAGGTGCTCATGCAGTTCCTGTACACAGACAAAATCAAATACCCACGCAAAG GGCATGTGCAAGATGTATTGCTAATCATGGATGTGTACAAATTGGCACTTAACTTCAAACTCTCACGATTGGAACAGCTGTGTGTCCAGTATATTGAGGCCTCAGTCGATCTCCAGAATGTGCTTGTTGTGTGCGAAAATGCGAACAAACTTCAGTTAGATCAGCTAAAG GAACACTGCCTGAATTTTGTAGTAAAAGAATCACACTTTAATCAAGTAATAATGATGAAAGAATTTGAACACCTTTCCTCAGCTTTGATTGTGGAGATAGTACGAAGAAAACAGCAACCTCCACTTCGAACACATTCCGATCAGCCTCTTGATATTG GAACCTCATTGATTCAGGATATGAAGGCCTATCTGGAAGGTGCTGGACTTGAATTCTGTGATATAACTTTACTCTTAGATGGTCACCCAAGGCCAGCTCATAAAGCTATTCTTGCAGCCCGCTCCAG TTACTTTGAAGCTATGTTTCGTTCTTTTATGCCAGAAGATGGGCAAGTTAATATTTCAATAGGTGAGATGGTTCCAAGCAAACAAGCATTTGAGTCTATGCTAAGATATATTTATTATGGTGAAGTGAACATGCCTCCTGAAGATTCTCT CTACCTCTTTGCTGCCCCTTATTATTACGGATTCTACAATAACCGACTCCAGGCATATTGTAAGCAGAACCTAGAAATGAACGTTACTGTGGAAAACGTGCTACAG ATTTTAGAGGCAGCTGACAAGACCCAGGCTCTGGATATGAAGAGACACTGCCTGCATATCATTGTTCACCAGTTCACCAAG GTTTCGAAATTGCCAAATCTTCGGTCCCTCAGTCAGCCTCTCTTACTTGACATCATAGAATCATTAGCAAATCACATATCAGACAAGCAATGTGCTGAACTTGGCTCAGATATCTAA
- the LZTR1 gene encoding leucine-zipper-like transcriptional regulator 1 isoform X4 produces MLNDLLRFDVKDCSWCRAFTTGTPPAPRYHHSAVVYGSSMFVFGGYTGDIYSNSNLKNKNDLFEYKLATGQWTEWKIEGRLPVARSAHGATVYSDKLWIFAGYDGNARLNDMWTISLQDRDLTCWEEIKQTGEIPPSCCNFPVAVCKEKMFVFSGQSGAKITNNLFQFEFKEKIWTRIPTEHLLRGSPPPPQRRYGHTMVAFDRHLYVFGGAADNTLPNELHCYDVDSQTWEVIQPSPDSELPTGRLFHAAAVICDAMYIFGGTVDNNIRSGEMYRFQFSCYPKCTLHDDYGRLWENRQFSDLEFVLGEKEERVRGHTAIVTARCKWLRKKITQARERLKQKSKQDVDEEGEGAPQMETAGNNVKLCRLQPLLEVTIREAEAQPFEVLMQFLYTDKIKYPRKGHVQDVLLIMDVYKLALNFKLSRLEQLCVQYIEASVDLQNVLVVCENANKLQLDQLKEHCLNFVVKESHFNQVIMMKEFEHLSSALIVEIVRRKQQPPLRTHSDQPLDIGTSLIQDMKAYLEGAGLEFCDITLLLDGHPRPAHKAILAARSSYFEAMFRSFMPEDGQVNISIGEMVPSKQAFESMLRYIYYGEVNMPPEDSLYLFAAPYYYGFYNNRLQAYCKQNLEMNVTVENVLQILEAADKTQALDMKRHCLHIIVHQFTKVSKLPNLRSLSQPLLLDIIESLANHISDKQCAELGSDI; encoded by the exons ATGTTGAATGACCTGTTGAGATTTGATGTGAAGGACTGTTCTTGGTGCAG GGCTTTTACTACAGGGACCCCTCCAGCACCCAGATATCACCATTCAGCAGTAGTCTATGGAAGCAGTATGTTTGTATTTG GTGGCTATACTGGAGACATCTATTCCAATTCCAATTTGAAGAATAAAAATGATCTTTTTGAATACAAGCTTGCAACTGGTCAGTGGACTGAGTGGAAGATTGAAGGAAG ATTACCTGTTGCCCGGTCAGCTCATGGTGCAACAGTCTATAGTGACAAATTGTGGATCTTTGCAGGATATGATGGGAATGCACG ACTCAATGACATGTGGACCATTAGTTTACAAGACAGGGATTTAACTTGTTGGGAAGAG ATTAAGCAAACGGGTGAGATTCCTCCTTCGTGTTGCAATTTTCCTGTAGCTGTTTGCAAAGAGAAGATGTTTGTCTTCTCTGGTCAGAGCGGAGCAAAGATCACCAATAATCTTTTTCAGTTTGAATTCAAGGAAAAAAT TTGGACAAGAATTCCGACTGAGCATTTACTAcggggctctcctcctcccccacagcGGAGATATGGTCACACAATGGTTGCCTTTGATCGCCATCTCTATGTGTTTGGTGGCGCTGCAGACAACACATTGCCTAATGAACTTCACTGCTATGACGTAGATTCTCAGACATGGGAAGTTATCCAGCCAAGCCCAGATAGCGAG CTTCCAACTGGAAGACTTTTTCATGCTGCAGCAGTCATCTGTGATGCAATGTACATCTTTGGTGGAACAGTGGATAACAACATTAGAAGTGGAGAAATGTATAGATTTCAG TTTTCTTGTTATCCCAAATGCACTTTACATGATGACTATGGAAGACTGTGGGAAAACAGGCAATTCAGTGACCTGGAATTTGTTCTTGGAGAG aaggaagaaagagtGCGAGGACATACAGCCATTGTCACAGCCCGCTGTAAGTGGCTCAGGAAGAAAATTACACAGGCAAGAGAGAGATTGAAGCAG AAATCTAAGCAAGATGTtgatgaagaaggagaaggagcaccCCAGATGGAGACAGCAGGCAACAATGTCAAGCTGTGCCGCCTGCAGCCGCTGCTGGAGGTGACCATCCGGGAAGCTGAAGCCCAGCCTTTTGAGGTGCTCATGCAGTTCCTGTACACAGACAAAATCAAATACCCACGCAAAG GGCATGTGCAAGATGTATTGCTAATCATGGATGTGTACAAATTGGCACTTAACTTCAAACTCTCACGATTGGAACAGCTGTGTGTCCAGTATATTGAGGCCTCAGTCGATCTCCAGAATGTGCTTGTTGTGTGCGAAAATGCGAACAAACTTCAGTTAGATCAGCTAAAG GAACACTGCCTGAATTTTGTAGTAAAAGAATCACACTTTAATCAAGTAATAATGATGAAAGAATTTGAACACCTTTCCTCAGCTTTGATTGTGGAGATAGTACGAAGAAAACAGCAACCTCCACTTCGAACACATTCCGATCAGCCTCTTGATATTG GAACCTCATTGATTCAGGATATGAAGGCCTATCTGGAAGGTGCTGGACTTGAATTCTGTGATATAACTTTACTCTTAGATGGTCACCCAAGGCCAGCTCATAAAGCTATTCTTGCAGCCCGCTCCAG TTACTTTGAAGCTATGTTTCGTTCTTTTATGCCAGAAGATGGGCAAGTTAATATTTCAATAGGTGAGATGGTTCCAAGCAAACAAGCATTTGAGTCTATGCTAAGATATATTTATTATGGTGAAGTGAACATGCCTCCTGAAGATTCTCT CTACCTCTTTGCTGCCCCTTATTATTACGGATTCTACAATAACCGACTCCAGGCATATTGTAAGCAGAACCTAGAAATGAACGTTACTGTGGAAAACGTGCTACAG ATTTTAGAGGCAGCTGACAAGACCCAGGCTCTGGATATGAAGAGACACTGCCTGCATATCATTGTTCACCAGTTCACCAAG GTTTCGAAATTGCCAAATCTTCGGTCCCTCAGTCAGCCTCTCTTACTTGACATCATAGAATCATTAGCAAATCACATATCAGACAAGCAATGTGCTGAACTTGGCTCAGATATCTAA